A genomic window from Candidatus Bathyarchaeota archaeon includes:
- a CDS encoding DNA-directed DNA polymerase I, protein MATQSSLLAFGDVPKKKKPQSTQIQVIEELLQDSAEKEPVVYPDFPENLPPSYLVSVSYDGKKALAKLSLYEPVSKRIYFWYDNTGHKPYLLTSLAPEEVEKLGGVTSHIGYDHVETVEKYDSLQDKLVTVTKVVAKDPLAIGGRQSGCLRDIIPDAYQALTGIEEPPKVWESFIRYYQSYIYDKNIAIGMLYKIEDGNLVRVIQKSSEETIKQILDKFSGVDKQFLDTVEMWARLLESPAPDFKRVGLDIEVASAVATRVPDPQKATDPIVCVALYGSERKKQLFLLKREGIEHGDRKLPDDALVTYFDDEKELLQKVFEATVEYPFVLTFNGDDFDLPFLYNRAKNLGIDRTQIPIEVGRRTCSFTHGVHIDLYKFFFNRSIQIYAFGNKYRDMTLDAIGTALLELPKIEHEKAFSELSYTELAEYNLRDSEITFDLTAFNDNLVMKLILAMSRISHMPMEDVSRQGVSRWIRNFLYHEHRQRNMLIPNDSDILALKGGTTTTAMIKGKKYKGAIVVDPVPGVHFNVAVMDFASLYPSIIKVYNLGYQTLLCNHEECKQNKVPETTHWICTKNKALESLLIGSLRDLRVKWYKQKAKDKTLPQHVQSWYAVIPSALKVVLNASYGVFGSPAFGLYCPPVAEATAAIGRHVITQTIDKAKSLDVEVLYGDTDSVFLKNPSPEQVKVLADWSITKMGMELEVEKWYRYAVFSSRKKNYLGILKGGGVDVKGMTGKKRHIPPFIKKAFYELEERLQKVQNPAEFEEAKKEIKQLIRDRYNCLKKRKWGETPDDLAFHVVLGKPLADYKKTTPQHVKAGRELEKMGYELKTGDLISYVKVMKGVKPVQIATNSEVDVDKYVSYLQSTFDQILDALGLDFEEIIGLTKLFRFM, encoded by the coding sequence ATGGCTACGCAGAGTTCTTTATTGGCGTTCGGAGATGTTCCTAAAAAGAAAAAACCTCAATCAACTCAAATCCAAGTGATTGAAGAACTCCTACAAGATTCAGCAGAGAAAGAACCTGTTGTTTATCCAGATTTTCCAGAAAATTTACCCCCGTCGTATCTTGTGTCTGTTTCCTATGACGGCAAAAAAGCATTAGCCAAACTTTCATTGTATGAGCCTGTTTCCAAAAGAATCTATTTTTGGTACGACAACACTGGTCACAAGCCTTACCTTTTAACCAGTCTTGCTCCCGAAGAGGTTGAAAAACTCGGTGGAGTAACATCCCATATTGGATATGACCATGTGGAAACTGTTGAAAAATATGACTCTCTTCAAGACAAACTGGTTACCGTAACAAAGGTCGTCGCCAAAGACCCCCTCGCCATTGGTGGACGACAAAGCGGTTGTTTAAGGGACATAATTCCCGATGCGTATCAAGCCCTAACAGGTATTGAAGAGCCTCCTAAAGTTTGGGAGTCATTTATTCGATATTATCAGTCTTACATTTATGACAAAAACATTGCCATAGGGATGTTGTACAAAATAGAAGACGGAAATCTTGTTCGGGTAATACAGAAATCGTCTGAAGAAACCATCAAGCAGATTCTTGACAAGTTTTCTGGTGTAGACAAACAGTTTTTAGACACAGTAGAAATGTGGGCGCGTTTACTTGAGTCACCCGCACCTGATTTTAAACGTGTCGGATTAGATATAGAAGTCGCTTCAGCGGTTGCCACTCGGGTTCCTGATCCCCAAAAAGCTACTGACCCTATTGTTTGTGTTGCTTTGTATGGTTCAGAGCGCAAAAAACAGTTGTTCCTTTTGAAGCGCGAAGGAATTGAACACGGTGACAGAAAACTGCCTGATGACGCTTTGGTTACCTATTTTGATGACGAAAAAGAGTTACTTCAAAAAGTGTTTGAGGCAACCGTTGAATATCCCTTTGTTTTAACTTTCAATGGTGACGACTTTGACCTACCGTTTCTGTATAATCGGGCAAAAAACCTTGGAATAGACAGAACACAAATTCCCATCGAAGTAGGCAGAAGAACCTGCTCGTTTACCCATGGTGTTCATATTGACCTTTACAAGTTCTTCTTTAATCGTTCAATCCAAATTTACGCTTTTGGCAACAAATATCGGGACATGACCCTTGATGCAATCGGTACTGCCCTTTTAGAACTTCCAAAAATTGAACATGAAAAAGCATTTTCTGAGCTAAGTTACACCGAATTAGCTGAATATAACCTGCGAGACTCAGAAATCACCTTTGATTTAACTGCGTTTAATGACAACTTAGTCATGAAACTGATTTTAGCAATGTCCAGAATTTCTCACATGCCCATGGAAGATGTAAGCCGGCAAGGAGTTTCTCGGTGGATTCGGAACTTTTTGTATCATGAGCATCGTCAGCGAAACATGCTTATTCCAAATGACTCAGACATCCTTGCCCTCAAAGGTGGAACTACAACAACTGCTATGATTAAAGGCAAGAAATACAAGGGTGCAATAGTTGTTGACCCTGTTCCTGGTGTCCACTTTAACGTGGCAGTTATGGACTTTGCTAGTCTGTATCCGTCGATCATTAAAGTTTACAATCTGGGCTACCAAACTTTGCTTTGCAACCACGAAGAATGTAAACAAAACAAGGTTCCAGAAACAACTCACTGGATATGCACCAAAAACAAGGCACTAGAAAGCTTGCTGATTGGTTCACTTCGTGACCTTCGGGTTAAATGGTATAAACAAAAAGCAAAAGACAAAACTTTGCCCCAACATGTTCAAAGCTGGTACGCTGTTATTCCAAGTGCCCTTAAAGTCGTTTTGAACGCAAGTTATGGTGTTTTTGGCTCACCTGCTTTTGGTTTATATTGTCCCCCTGTAGCAGAAGCCACCGCAGCAATCGGCAGACACGTTATCACTCAAACCATCGACAAAGCCAAGTCCTTAGATGTGGAAGTTCTGTATGGCGACACAGACAGCGTCTTTTTGAAAAATCCTTCTCCTGAACAGGTAAAAGTTCTGGCAGATTGGTCCATAACAAAGATGGGCATGGAACTTGAAGTTGAAAAATGGTACCGATACGCTGTTTTTAGTTCCCGTAAAAAGAATTATCTTGGAATCTTGAAAGGCGGAGGCGTTGACGTAAAAGGAATGACTGGAAAGAAACGCCACATTCCTCCATTCATTAAAAAAGCCTTTTACGAGCTTGAAGAACGCCTTCAAAAGGTACAAAACCCCGCAGAGTTCGAAGAGGCGAAAAAGGAGATTAAACAACTCATCCGAGACCGTTACAATTGTTTGAAGAAACGAAAATGGGGGGAAACTCCTGACGATCTGGCGTTTCATGTTGTTTTGGGAAAACCCTTAGCGGACTACAAAAAAACTACTCCTCAGCATGTAAAAGCGGGACGTGAGTTAGAAAAAATGGGTTACGAGCTGAAAACTGGAGACCTCATAAGTTACGTTAAGGTCATGAAAGGTGTTAAGCCTGTTCAAATAGCCACAAACAGTGAAGTCGATGTAGACAAATATGTTTCGTATCTACAATCGACGTTTGATCAGATTCTTGACGCGTTAGGTCTGGATTTTGAAGAAATTATCGGATTGACAAAACTTTTCCGTTTCATGTAA
- a CDS encoding MscL family protein: MLKELQQIRELLAAKPAPPPPEPKGIWNEFKAFIENYKVMGLAVAFILGLYLGQLVQSMVTDLIMPVIGLALPGMDNLSTLTIPVNNQAFGIGSFLVALITFIIVAFVIFIIVKVTKRWGIK, encoded by the coding sequence ATGTTAAAAGAACTTCAGCAGATACGAGAATTGTTAGCTGCGAAACCTGCTCCTCCACCTCCTGAGCCTAAAGGAATATGGAACGAATTCAAAGCGTTCATAGAAAACTACAAGGTTATGGGACTTGCTGTTGCTTTCATTTTGGGTTTGTATCTTGGTCAGTTAGTGCAATCAATGGTTACAGACTTGATAATGCCCGTCATTGGCTTAGCGTTGCCAGGTATGGATAATTTGTCCACTTTGACAATTCCAGTGAATAATCAAGCATTCGGAATTGGAAGCTTTCTAGTAGCTCTGATAACGTTCATTATAGTAGCATTTGTTATTTTCATTATTGTGAAAGTAACAAAACGTTGGGGAATAAAGTAA
- a CDS encoding methionine adenosyltransferase encodes MRNILVNDSKCTPLDKQPVEIVERKGVGHPDSMCDAIMDQVSVELSKAYLKEFGAILHHNTDKSLLVAGDVECKFGGGVVNEPMLLIFGDRATFSAQGKDIPVKEIAINTAKKWLKENIRFVDPEKHMKYQIAIRQGSQGLTDIFKRETCMFGANDTSAAVGYAPLTRTENMVLTTERYINSKEFKKRFPMSGEDVKVMGYKNGNVLNLTICNAFVDHLVSDIKDYMRSKSEITADVQEWVNAKATFDKVNVYINTLDVEDRGVDGVFLTVLGTCADGADSGQVGRGNKVNGVISLNRPIGTEAAAGKNPVSHVGKIYNALSHQVARKICEEVPEVAETIVWLLSQIGKPIDQPAIAAAQVVMNEGSVYDKQIQGRVNEVIDAELANIENFCEKLTYGKISVW; translated from the coding sequence ATGAGGAACATACTTGTTAATGATTCGAAATGTACACCCCTAGACAAGCAACCAGTAGAGATTGTGGAACGCAAGGGTGTTGGTCATCCTGACTCTATGTGCGACGCCATAATGGATCAGGTTTCAGTGGAACTTAGCAAAGCTTACCTGAAAGAATTTGGGGCAATTTTGCATCATAACACCGATAAGTCCCTACTTGTTGCTGGAGATGTAGAATGCAAGTTTGGAGGCGGAGTGGTAAATGAACCCATGCTTCTTATCTTTGGGGACAGAGCAACCTTTAGTGCCCAAGGAAAAGACATTCCTGTTAAAGAAATCGCCATCAACACAGCTAAAAAATGGTTAAAAGAAAATATCAGGTTCGTAGACCCTGAAAAACACATGAAATACCAAATTGCAATCAGACAAGGTTCACAAGGACTGACTGACATTTTTAAACGCGAAACCTGCATGTTTGGAGCTAACGATACTTCAGCAGCAGTAGGTTACGCGCCTTTAACCCGCACAGAAAATATGGTTTTGACTACTGAACGCTACATTAACTCTAAAGAGTTCAAGAAAAGATTCCCAATGAGTGGGGAAGACGTTAAAGTCATGGGCTACAAGAACGGCAATGTGTTGAATTTGACTATTTGTAATGCATTTGTTGATCATCTTGTTTCTGACATTAAAGATTACATGCGCAGCAAATCTGAGATTACAGCTGATGTACAAGAATGGGTGAACGCAAAAGCTACCTTTGATAAAGTTAATGTTTACATCAACACTTTGGATGTTGAAGACCGAGGAGTTGATGGCGTCTTTTTGACTGTGTTGGGAACCTGTGCTGATGGTGCAGATTCAGGACAAGTCGGACGCGGCAACAAAGTCAACGGAGTAATCTCTCTTAACCGACCAATCGGAACTGAAGCAGCTGCAGGCAAAAACCCAGTCAGCCACGTTGGAAAAATTTACAACGCCCTATCTCACCAAGTCGCACGAAAAATCTGTGAGGAAGTACCTGAAGTAGCAGAAACCATTGTTTGGCTCCTAAGCCAAATCGGCAAACCCATAGATCAACCTGCAATCGCAGCAGCTCAAGTGGTCATGAACGAAGGCTCAGTTTATGACAAACAAATCCAAGGCAGAGTCAACGAAGTAATCGATGCCGAACTCGCAAACATCGAAAATTTCTGTGAAAAACTGACTTATGGGAAAATTTCAGTCTGGTAA
- a CDS encoding amidophosphoribosyltransferase has product MLERLKEECGVFAAKDFTDNPVFPYVYWGLRSQNHRGHQSHGITTFDGQFHNYKGLDLVPKIKQKDLENWLVNLPGPVGIGHVRYSTSGGTDYDSLVKSTQPILEQKGDKQVAIAFNGNVVNTPDIVKEIQAEQPNFRFNYDAELITKKLLRGGKSWDLDSSVKKCMKEIEGAFSVAGLTESGELFAFRDPHGIRPLCCGCSKNGATCAVSSETVGLDINSFDFDFEVNPGELVVAKKDGFERKQICTGERKALCAFEFAYFARPDSRLGDRYVYEAREAFGRNFAWEFPETTSKVDIIMSMPETGNDAAYGYHELTGIRWERASRRHRYVAERAFILLSDQRHDTIDRKINIVDHRLTGKNVAVVDDSIVRGDTTKVVVKKLRQMGANKVFLFITFPRIIGPCFYGVDMATYRELIGSQHDAEEIAEIVGADGVNYQSVEGLVKATGLPKAELCLGCITGKYPTPLAQKLAEEMKERFESGYSEKGRIYENSI; this is encoded by the coding sequence ATGCTGGAACGGTTAAAAGAGGAATGTGGGGTTTTCGCGGCGAAGGACTTCACTGACAACCCGGTTTTTCCTTACGTTTACTGGGGATTGCGTTCACAAAATCATCGCGGTCACCAATCCCACGGAATCACAACCTTTGATGGTCAATTCCACAATTACAAAGGATTAGACCTTGTTCCAAAAATAAAACAAAAAGACTTAGAAAATTGGTTAGTAAACCTGCCAGGACCTGTTGGAATAGGACATGTAAGATATTCTACGTCGGGTGGAACAGATTATGATTCTCTTGTAAAAAGCACCCAACCAATTCTAGAACAGAAAGGCGACAAACAGGTAGCAATAGCCTTCAACGGCAACGTAGTTAACACACCGGATATTGTCAAAGAGATTCAAGCAGAGCAACCAAATTTTCGGTTTAATTATGATGCAGAATTAATCACAAAAAAACTTCTGAGGGGCGGTAAGAGTTGGGACTTGGATTCTTCCGTAAAAAAATGCATGAAAGAAATTGAAGGAGCTTTTTCTGTTGCTGGCTTGACCGAATCTGGAGAACTATTCGCTTTTCGAGACCCCCATGGAATTAGACCTCTTTGTTGTGGTTGCAGCAAAAACGGAGCAACCTGTGCAGTTTCGTCTGAAACTGTTGGTTTGGACATAAACAGTTTTGATTTTGATTTTGAAGTAAACCCCGGCGAGCTTGTGGTTGCCAAAAAAGATGGTTTTGAAAGAAAACAAATCTGCACTGGTGAAAGAAAAGCCCTTTGTGCCTTTGAGTTTGCTTATTTTGCTCGTCCAGATTCAAGGTTGGGTGACAGGTACGTTTACGAGGCAAGGGAAGCTTTTGGCAGAAACTTTGCGTGGGAGTTTCCTGAGACTACCAGTAAAGTGGATATAATTATGTCGATGCCTGAAACTGGTAACGATGCAGCTTATGGTTATCATGAATTAACTGGAATACGGTGGGAACGTGCATCCCGACGCCACCGATACGTGGCAGAACGTGCTTTTATTTTGCTTTCAGACCAAAGACATGACACAATAGATCGTAAAATCAATATTGTAGACCATAGACTAACTGGCAAAAACGTTGCTGTAGTTGACGATAGCATAGTTCGAGGGGACACAACCAAAGTTGTAGTTAAGAAGCTTCGGCAGATGGGTGCGAATAAGGTCTTTTTGTTTATCACTTTTCCACGAATTATTGGTCCGTGCTTCTATGGAGTTGACATGGCAACCTACCGTGAACTGATTGGTTCTCAGCACGACGCAGAAGAAATCGCAGAAATTGTAGGTGCTGATGGAGTTAATTATCAGTCAGTTGAGGGTTTGGTTAAGGCTACTGGGTTACCTAAGGCTGAATTATGTTTAGGTTGTATAACTGGTAAGTATCCGACTCCCTTGGCTCAGAAGTTGGCTGAGGAGATGAAAGAACGTTTTGAGAGCGGATACAGCGAAAAAGGCAGAATATACGAAAATTCCATATAA
- a CDS encoding ATP-grasp domain-containing protein, with protein MEKVGILVVAYGSRAAAMIDAFTRSEDYSPRFYVVDKQNNPFNLKHAEKHTVISNFDLKEIAKFAKKHKDNIDFGIVGPEKPIIAGVRDIVEKETKIPIICPTKEYAIEGSKIAQRELFHKVAPEVNPQFKVFDPKDYSSTTQVKKSVYAWLKELDNQVAVKPDKATAGKGVGVWGDHFNSPEEVFAHFLSNYEHGPVIIEEKVEGEESSFQTFCDGKRLVALPESRDYKRAFDDDKGPNTGGMGAYKDAKDILPFMTQEDRKKEVELVTRVFSELKGKGSNPGLRGVPFYAAFIHTSKGPKILEVNSRPGDPEIMTLLPDLKDDFVDVCYNMVDGNLHKVNFNNKATVVTYKVPPDYGGYATKFPAKINKDLVGSEVDLSVAYSLVAKTGKTRVYPGSMELRDNQVFALGSRAVGVVGIGDTIAEARENSLECINAIKGGELWNRTDIALKSHIEQSIRHMHELRGL; from the coding sequence ATGGAAAAAGTTGGCATCCTAGTAGTAGCCTATGGTTCAAGAGCAGCTGCAATGATCGACGCTTTTACCCGAAGCGAAGATTATTCCCCTAGATTTTATGTTGTTGACAAACAAAATAACCCCTTTAACCTGAAACATGCTGAAAAGCACACTGTTATTTCTAATTTTGACTTGAAAGAAATTGCAAAATTTGCAAAAAAACACAAAGACAATATAGATTTTGGCATTGTTGGTCCAGAAAAACCCATCATCGCTGGAGTAAGAGACATAGTCGAGAAAGAAACAAAAATTCCGATTATTTGTCCAACTAAAGAGTATGCAATTGAGGGCAGCAAAATTGCTCAGCGTGAACTGTTCCATAAAGTTGCTCCTGAAGTTAATCCCCAATTCAAAGTTTTTGACCCCAAAGATTATAGCAGTACCACTCAGGTCAAGAAAAGCGTGTATGCTTGGCTTAAAGAGTTGGACAATCAAGTTGCAGTAAAGCCTGATAAAGCAACTGCAGGAAAAGGAGTTGGCGTCTGGGGTGACCACTTTAACAGTCCAGAAGAAGTTTTTGCTCATTTCCTGTCCAATTACGAGCACGGACCAGTTATTATTGAAGAAAAAGTGGAAGGTGAAGAATCCAGTTTCCAGACTTTCTGTGACGGAAAACGGTTAGTTGCTTTACCTGAAAGCCGTGACTACAAGCGCGCCTTTGACGACGACAAAGGACCCAATACCGGCGGAATGGGTGCATACAAAGACGCTAAAGACATTCTTCCGTTCATGACTCAAGAAGACCGAAAAAAAGAAGTTGAATTAGTTACCCGAGTATTTTCTGAACTAAAAGGCAAAGGCAGTAACCCCGGACTGCGAGGCGTTCCATTTTATGCAGCGTTTATTCACACCAGCAAAGGACCGAAAATTTTGGAAGTTAACAGCCGCCCAGGTGACCCTGAAATAATGACGTTGTTGCCTGATTTGAAGGACGATTTTGTGGACGTTTGCTACAACATGGTGGACGGAAACCTGCACAAAGTCAACTTCAATAACAAAGCAACTGTTGTAACTTACAAGGTTCCTCCGGATTATGGCGGTTACGCAACCAAATTTCCCGCTAAAATAAACAAAGATCTAGTCGGCTCTGAGGTGGATTTGAGTGTAGCTTACAGTTTGGTTGCTAAAACTGGAAAAACTCGAGTTTATCCGGGGTCGATGGAGTTGCGAGATAACCAAGTTTTTGCGTTGGGTTCTCGTGCTGTTGGTGTTGTTGGAATTGGGGACACTATTGCTGAAGCCCGCGAAAACTCCTTAGAATGCATAAATGCAATTAAAGGCGGGGAACTGTGGAACCGGACCGATATTGCTTTAAAATCTCACATTGAACAAAGCATAAGACACATGCACGAGTTGAGGGGGCTCTGA
- a CDS encoding HAD hydrolase family protein, with protein MSEASINCHRVFVTDCEGPISKNDNAFELAKHFIPDGDRFFSLISKYDDVLADVVKKPNYKAGDTLRLILPFLKAYGATNKKILDFSAKNVLLVPGAKETLNFVQSSVPSFIVSTSYEQYIASLCELTGFSFDNTYCTLLDLDKYYVPLEETMLLRQLTAEISVMPMIEIPKNAASVGDFSSLDQETIKMLDDIFWTQLREMTSGKMLSDVNPVGGTEKARSVEDIVQRLDCSLDQIMYVGDSITDAQALKLVQENGGLAVSFNGNDYSVRQADIAVLSVNTVVTSVLADAFFRKGKDEAINLVKEWSPAGLAKHCVSSELCNQMLDVFSGGFPKVELVTEESVDRLISESNVFRKTVRGEAIGQLG; from the coding sequence ATGTCCGAAGCTTCCATTAATTGTCACCGTGTGTTCGTTACAGACTGTGAAGGACCAATATCAAAGAACGACAACGCCTTTGAGTTGGCAAAACATTTCATTCCAGACGGGGACCGCTTTTTTTCATTGATAAGTAAATATGATGACGTTCTGGCGGATGTTGTAAAAAAACCCAATTACAAAGCAGGTGACACCCTCCGGCTTATTTTGCCCTTTTTGAAGGCGTATGGGGCTACAAACAAGAAGATACTAGATTTTTCAGCAAAAAACGTTTTGTTGGTTCCTGGAGCAAAAGAAACTCTAAACTTTGTTCAAAGCAGTGTGCCTTCTTTTATTGTCAGCACCAGTTATGAACAATATATCGCTTCGTTATGCGAACTAACTGGATTCTCTTTTGATAATACGTATTGTACTTTATTGGATTTGGATAAGTATTATGTTCCTCTTGAAGAAACTATGTTGCTTCGACAGTTAACGGCTGAAATTTCGGTTATGCCGATGATTGAAATTCCTAAAAATGCTGCTTCTGTTGGTGATTTTTCTTCCCTTGATCAAGAAACTATCAAGATGTTAGATGACATTTTTTGGACTCAACTTCGTGAGATGACGTCAGGCAAAATGTTGTCTGATGTTAACCCTGTGGGTGGAACCGAGAAGGCTCGTTCTGTGGAAGATATTGTTCAACGACTTGATTGTAGCCTTGACCAGATAATGTATGTGGGAGATAGCATAACTGATGCTCAGGCTTTGAAGCTTGTTCAAGAAAATGGTGGCTTGGCAGTTTCTTTTAATGGTAACGATTATTCTGTTCGCCAAGCAGACATTGCTGTTTTGTCTGTAAATACTGTAGTTACTTCTGTTCTGGCTGATGCCTTCTTTAGAAAAGGCAAAGACGAAGCAATCAATTTAGTTAAAGAATGGAGCCCAGCCGGTCTTGCCAAACATTGTGTTTCATCTGAGTTGTGCAACCAGATGCTTGACGTGTTTTCTGGCGGTTTTCCAAAAGTTGAGCTTGTAACTGAAGAGTCAGTGGACCGATTGATTTCTGAAAGTAACGTTTTCCGCAAGACTGTAAGGGGAGAAGCTATAGGACAGTTAGGATAA
- a CDS encoding formylmethanofuran--tetrahydromethanopterin N-formyltransferase — MTPEIEDTYAEAFDGLYARVIVTADHPEVLVRAADDATATPSIVIGRVEGGIERYLTPQETPDGRVGAILQFWGGIKEDKTLEQNVKKFEAELSFRIRQDILVKPFTALYDALENPQGKLDMMERVGHCGDGYENVEKRSGRNVITVPLMVSDFIIEREIGYSQGIMGANFWYMCQTKQAVIEAGNKALEAIHTIPGIVTPFDICSAGSKPETNYPLIGPTTNHPYCPTLKKQLGLASMVEEDVNYIPEIVINGTSLEGMRKAMKTGIEAAMAVDGVVKISAGNYEGKLGKHKIFLRELF, encoded by the coding sequence ATGACACCAGAAATTGAAGATACATACGCAGAAGCTTTTGATGGATTATACGCCCGCGTTATTGTAACTGCAGACCACCCAGAAGTGTTGGTACGGGCAGCAGACGATGCAACTGCGACTCCTTCTATTGTTATTGGCAGGGTCGAAGGTGGAATTGAACGGTATTTGACGCCTCAGGAGACCCCTGATGGTCGTGTGGGTGCGATTTTGCAGTTTTGGGGGGGAATAAAAGAAGACAAAACCCTTGAACAGAACGTGAAAAAGTTTGAAGCTGAACTTTCTTTCCGAATTCGGCAAGACATTCTGGTTAAGCCTTTTACTGCATTGTATGATGCTTTGGAAAATCCTCAAGGAAAACTGGATATGATGGAGCGGGTTGGTCACTGTGGGGATGGTTATGAGAATGTTGAGAAGCGTTCTGGACGAAACGTGATTACTGTTCCTTTGATGGTTTCTGACTTTATTATTGAACGGGAAATTGGTTATTCCCAAGGAATTATGGGAGCAAACTTTTGGTACATGTGCCAAACAAAACAAGCAGTAATTGAAGCTGGAAACAAAGCCTTAGAAGCAATACACACGATCCCGGGAATAGTTACCCCTTTTGACATTTGTTCTGCAGGCTCTAAACCTGAAACAAATTATCCTTTGATTGGTCCAACTACTAATCATCCTTACTGTCCGACCTTGAAGAAACAGTTAGGATTAGCTTCAATGGTTGAAGAAGATGTAAACTACATTCCAGAAATTGTAATCAACGGCACTTCCCTTGAAGGCATGAGAAAAGCCATGAAAACCGGCATCGAAGCTGCAATGGCAGTTGATGGTGTTGTAAAAATTTCTGCAGGGAACTACGAAGGCAAACTAGGAAAACACAAAATATTTTTGCGGGAGCTATTCTGA
- a CDS encoding carbohydrate kinase family protein, which yields MTFDVVGFGALNLDKLFKVNIIAKEEQEGFVTNVTESPGGSAANTTVGTARLDLKTGYVGKVAKDREGQVLLNEFKKEGVDINGITVSKTGRSGTVMGFVDTNGDRALYVDPGVNDRISVNDVNMDYVSDTKFLHLTSFVGEKTFRTQKEVLTQLLDVKISFDPGALYINKGMNGLKPIIQQSSVMFPNSLELKQLTGKDYKEGANVLLDLGVEVVAVKLGKAGCYVTDGNEHYTIEAYKVHAVDTTGAGDAFCAGFLYGLIKEKDLYECGKIGNFVASRCVQKMGARTGLPHLPDLKNF from the coding sequence ATGACCTTTGATGTTGTTGGCTTTGGCGCCCTCAACTTGGATAAACTTTTCAAAGTGAACATCATCGCAAAAGAAGAACAGGAAGGCTTCGTAACCAATGTAACAGAATCTCCCGGAGGCTCTGCAGCAAACACAACCGTAGGCACTGCGCGATTAGACCTTAAAACAGGTTACGTTGGCAAAGTAGCCAAAGATCGCGAAGGACAGGTTCTTCTTAACGAATTCAAAAAAGAAGGTGTTGACATTAACGGCATAACTGTTTCCAAAACTGGAAGAAGCGGAACAGTCATGGGCTTTGTGGACACAAACGGTGATCGTGCACTCTATGTGGACCCCGGAGTTAACGACCGAATAAGCGTCAACGACGTCAATATGGATTATGTTTCTGACACAAAATTTTTGCATTTAACCTCTTTTGTTGGAGAAAAAACCTTCCGCACCCAAAAAGAAGTACTAACCCAGCTTTTAGACGTGAAAATCAGTTTTGACCCCGGAGCTCTTTACATAAACAAGGGCATGAACGGTTTGAAGCCGATAATTCAACAAAGCAGTGTCATGTTCCCGAATTCGTTAGAACTAAAACAACTTACCGGAAAAGACTACAAAGAAGGCGCTAATGTTTTGCTGGATTTGGGCGTTGAAGTAGTTGCGGTCAAGTTGGGTAAAGCGGGCTGTTATGTTACTGACGGAAACGAACATTACACCATTGAAGCATACAAGGTACATGCCGTTGACACTACTGGTGCTGGAGATGCGTTTTGTGCGGGTTTTCTGTATGGTTTGATTAAAGAAAAAGACTTGTACGAATGCGGAAAAATCGGTAACTTTGTTGCTTCTAGATGTGTGCAAAAGATGGGCGCAAGAACAGGACTACCCCATTTACCTGACCTGAAGAACTTTTAG